One Streptomyces lincolnensis genomic region harbors:
- a CDS encoding class III lanthipeptide: MTALEAMEEVLALQLLQDETPAHEQLAASGICTGTSASTGCTAF; the protein is encoded by the coding sequence ATGACCGCTCTCGAAGCAATGGAAGAGGTTCTCGCGCTCCAGTTGCTCCAGGACGAAACACCCGCGCACGAGCAGCTCGCCGCGTCGGGGATCTGCACTGGTACCTCGGCCAGCACGGGATGCACTGCTTTCTGA
- a CDS encoding YcxB family protein, with the protein MAEGHSNQDINNAESSDNVVDRRTIVELAYLPQSADTLVGLRVRQRIKWAGLLLRGALLFLSVGHWLVSAAVRGSVGVLSTAVLLLVVLLLVGYPRLQAAQVQRLVGWQGEYRATVSPAGITCRTDHSTLIQKWSVFQGYRETAGHFVLLSRDPSIMCVDVLPKRGVQEAGDIEQLRGILDQHTPRV; encoded by the coding sequence ATGGCCGAAGGCCACAGCAACCAAGACATCAACAATGCGGAATCCTCTGACAATGTCGTGGACAGGCGGACCATAGTTGAACTGGCGTACCTGCCCCAGTCTGCCGACACCCTGGTCGGCCTGCGGGTCCGCCAGCGGATCAAGTGGGCCGGGCTACTACTGCGAGGCGCACTCCTCTTCCTGTCGGTAGGACACTGGCTGGTCTCCGCCGCCGTCCGCGGCAGTGTCGGCGTGCTCTCGACGGCTGTGCTCCTGTTGGTCGTCTTGCTGCTGGTGGGTTACCCGCGGCTGCAAGCCGCCCAGGTGCAGCGCCTCGTCGGATGGCAGGGCGAATACCGCGCCACCGTGTCTCCGGCCGGGATCACATGCCGTACCGACCACAGCACACTGATCCAGAAGTGGTCCGTTTTCCAGGGGTACCGGGAAACGGCAGGTCACTTCGTCCTGCTCAGCCGGGACCCCAGCATCATGTGCGTCGACGTCCTGCCCAAGCGGGGCGTGCAAGAGGCTGGGGACATCGAGCAGCTACGGGGGATCCTGGACCAGCACACCCCTCGCGTGTGA
- a CDS encoding LacI family DNA-binding transcriptional regulator has protein sequence MPSRSAVPDGKRPTLSDLAARAGVSVPLASMVMRGAKGPSAASRERVLQAAQEIGYRPDSRARLLRSSRSHLVGVQFDLRQPFHADMVEALYSAAGAAGYQIALSALAASRSEQEAVETLLADRCEALILLSPHAPAARLAELAAQLPVVSVARRLRPLADGVDVVRAADDEGARQAVDHLVALGHRDIVHIDGGRAPGAADRRRGYKSAMKHHGLTDRVRLVPGGLTEDHGAAAARTLLTEAARPTAVLAFNDHCAIGVLDTFLRAQIRVPDEISVVGFDDSHLARLAHVQLTTVGQEARQLARRAVSRAVARLEGGATDDEREVVVTPHLVIRSTTRAPCRS, from the coding sequence GTGCCATCGCGCTCTGCCGTCCCGGACGGAAAACGGCCGACGCTCAGCGACCTCGCGGCGCGGGCAGGTGTCTCCGTGCCGCTTGCCTCCATGGTCATGCGCGGTGCCAAGGGGCCCAGCGCGGCAAGTCGCGAGCGGGTGCTGCAGGCCGCGCAGGAAATCGGCTACCGGCCGGACAGCAGGGCCCGCCTCCTGCGCAGCAGCCGCTCGCACCTGGTGGGAGTGCAGTTCGACCTGCGACAGCCCTTCCACGCCGACATGGTTGAAGCGCTCTACTCCGCGGCCGGGGCGGCCGGCTATCAGATCGCACTCAGCGCGCTCGCCGCGAGCCGCAGCGAACAGGAGGCGGTGGAGACGCTGCTCGCCGACCGCTGCGAGGCACTGATCCTGCTCAGCCCCCATGCCCCGGCGGCCCGGCTGGCAGAACTCGCTGCGCAGCTACCCGTCGTCTCCGTGGCCCGCCGGCTGCGCCCGCTTGCCGACGGCGTCGACGTCGTCCGCGCCGCCGACGACGAGGGCGCCCGCCAGGCGGTCGACCACCTCGTGGCACTCGGCCACCGCGACATCGTCCACATCGACGGGGGCAGGGCACCGGGCGCGGCCGACCGGCGCCGCGGCTACAAGTCGGCCATGAAGCACCACGGCCTCACCGACCGCGTCCGCCTCGTGCCGGGCGGGCTGACCGAGGACCACGGCGCCGCAGCCGCACGAACACTCCTCACCGAGGCCGCCCGCCCCACCGCCGTCCTCGCCTTCAACGACCACTGCGCCATCGGCGTCCTCGACACCTTCCTGCGCGCTCAGATCCGGGTGCCCGACGAGATCTCGGTCGTCGGCTTCGACGACAGCCACCTCGCCCGCCTCGCCCACGTCCAACTCACCACGGTCGGGCAAGAAGCCCGCCAGCTGGCGCGCCGGGCCGTGAGCCGGGCCGTCGCCCGGCTGGAGGGTGGGGCGACGGACGACGAACGAGAAGTCGTCGTCACACCACACCTCGTCATACGAAGCACCACCAGGGCACCTTGCCGCTCCTGA
- the lanKC gene encoding class III lanthionine synthetase LanKC, which yields MEHLFYVQAHPDYYRPLHESRETGQVYRASGVPEDWDHKSMSFWSVHKPPGTVIATHGWKVHVSARISRAQQVLDTAAAVCVRHGIPFKHLASFQFFVMLHHKHAPREQNGKFIAIYPPDEELARRVMESLHSELADEQGPYILGDRRWADSKVVSYRYGAFENLPAVQPDGSEVLMVPDGTGALVPDVRGISFSLPEGITDPFSGDPPADRARRTSRSVSFGGMKFDRVIRHSNGGGAYAATLHDTGQRVFVKEARAHSGLFPDGTGASAHLEHEERVLRELAKRAPGLAPNPVAFFDRWEHSYLVTEFVPGVSLFQWVAQYHPGFTIAPDADYYRTYWRRCAHVLGQVSDALDRLHAAGFVFLDVSPRNVLVDDSDTVRLIDFETAAEAGRPGPLFGTPGYFPTMPHDQLVRRMESDPEYCDRYGLAGLAQLLTFGMKHHVTQREPAAFHHLHSVTRKASGRPVPAALWERATAFASLDALSTVPTPGQVDEAPWRSLRTLRDAVADDLVDMADPGGTVIFPTVPRGYYTNRHGVLYGTAGVLHALHAAGRDIPPDVRERFRTESLESRGRSAPGLHSGLAGIAWVLAELGALEEADALLAEATRSPLLERSATLADGLAGVALAHLALFGHDGDQRHVETARELRSRIPSGSALGEKLETAGVTGLLHGRVGVALLDHYLHRLCDDGTALRDGLRLLREEAEAAAPYPGGGIAFRVSDEDQRLYPYLYRGSAGFSFVAARYLPFADDDLRTAVAEAVRATTVATTYYAGLYEGQAGLVLALADQADITATPATRDAALEAARSLFGHAVSGPAGVRFHGEYHMRFTADLWSGSAGVLLALTRLLDGARDVFFTVDALVPSANPVSSPHAGEGSGPPTAEDRTTPPPQKGSPP from the coding sequence ATGGAGCACCTCTTCTACGTCCAGGCGCATCCGGACTACTACCGGCCGCTGCACGAAAGCAGGGAGACGGGCCAGGTGTACCGGGCGTCAGGAGTGCCCGAGGACTGGGACCACAAGTCCATGTCCTTCTGGTCGGTCCACAAGCCCCCGGGGACGGTCATCGCCACGCACGGCTGGAAGGTCCACGTCTCGGCCCGGATCTCCAGGGCGCAGCAGGTGCTCGACACGGCCGCGGCCGTTTGCGTACGGCACGGAATTCCCTTCAAGCACCTCGCGTCCTTCCAGTTCTTCGTGATGCTCCACCACAAGCACGCGCCTCGGGAACAGAACGGGAAGTTCATCGCGATCTACCCGCCGGACGAGGAGTTGGCCCGCCGCGTCATGGAGTCTCTGCACTCCGAGCTGGCGGACGAGCAGGGGCCGTACATCCTGGGCGACCGGCGCTGGGCGGACTCTAAGGTTGTGTCCTACCGCTACGGAGCGTTCGAGAACCTTCCCGCCGTCCAGCCGGACGGCAGCGAGGTGCTGATGGTCCCCGATGGCACGGGCGCGCTCGTCCCGGACGTGCGAGGGATTTCGTTCAGCCTGCCGGAAGGGATCACGGACCCGTTCTCCGGGGACCCGCCGGCCGACCGAGCGCGGCGGACGTCCCGCTCCGTCTCGTTCGGCGGCATGAAGTTCGACCGGGTCATCCGCCATTCCAACGGTGGCGGGGCATACGCAGCGACTCTCCACGACACCGGACAGCGAGTGTTCGTGAAGGAGGCCCGGGCCCACTCCGGCCTGTTCCCGGACGGCACCGGCGCCTCCGCGCACCTTGAGCACGAGGAGCGGGTCCTCCGGGAGCTGGCAAAGAGGGCACCGGGGCTGGCACCCAATCCGGTAGCGTTCTTCGACCGCTGGGAACACTCGTACCTCGTCACGGAGTTCGTGCCCGGGGTGTCGCTCTTCCAATGGGTCGCCCAGTACCACCCCGGGTTCACCATCGCGCCCGACGCCGATTACTACCGCACCTACTGGCGGCGCTGCGCGCACGTCCTCGGACAGGTGAGCGACGCGCTGGACCGGCTGCACGCGGCCGGTTTCGTCTTCCTCGACGTCAGCCCCCGCAACGTCCTCGTCGACGACTCCGACACCGTACGACTCATCGATTTCGAGACAGCCGCGGAAGCCGGGCGACCCGGTCCCCTCTTCGGCACTCCGGGCTACTTCCCGACCATGCCCCACGACCAGCTCGTACGGCGGATGGAGAGCGACCCGGAGTACTGCGACCGCTACGGGCTCGCGGGGCTGGCGCAGCTCCTCACCTTCGGCATGAAGCACCACGTCACGCAGCGCGAGCCCGCCGCGTTCCACCACCTGCACTCAGTGACCAGGAAGGCGTCCGGGCGTCCAGTGCCGGCCGCGCTGTGGGAGCGGGCCACGGCCTTCGCCTCCCTCGACGCCCTCTCGACAGTGCCGACGCCCGGGCAGGTCGACGAGGCGCCCTGGCGGAGCCTGCGCACGCTGAGAGACGCCGTCGCCGACGATCTTGTCGACATGGCCGACCCCGGCGGCACCGTCATCTTCCCCACCGTGCCGCGCGGCTACTACACGAACCGGCACGGCGTCCTCTACGGCACCGCGGGTGTGCTCCACGCCCTGCACGCGGCCGGGCGGGACATCCCGCCGGACGTACGGGAGAGATTCCGCACGGAGAGCCTGGAGTCCAGAGGCCGGTCCGCGCCCGGACTGCACTCCGGACTAGCCGGCATCGCCTGGGTCCTCGCCGAACTGGGCGCGCTGGAGGAAGCCGACGCGCTCCTCGCGGAGGCAACGAGGAGCCCTCTACTGGAACGGTCCGCCACCCTGGCGGACGGCCTCGCCGGGGTGGCCCTGGCACACCTGGCCCTCTTCGGGCACGACGGCGATCAGCGGCATGTGGAGACCGCCCGCGAGCTGCGCTCCCGCATCCCCTCGGGAAGTGCGCTGGGCGAGAAGCTGGAGACCGCCGGGGTCACCGGCCTCCTGCACGGGCGCGTCGGCGTCGCCCTCCTCGACCACTACCTCCACCGCCTGTGTGATGACGGGACCGCGCTCCGCGACGGGCTCCGGCTGCTGCGCGAGGAGGCCGAGGCTGCCGCCCCGTACCCCGGCGGGGGGATCGCGTTCCGCGTCAGCGACGAGGACCAGCGTCTCTATCCGTACCTCTACCGAGGGTCGGCGGGATTCTCCTTCGTCGCGGCCCGCTACCTTCCCTTTGCCGACGACGACCTGCGCACGGCCGTCGCCGAGGCCGTGCGCGCGACCACCGTCGCCACCACGTACTACGCCGGGCTGTACGAGGGGCAAGCGGGCCTCGTCCTCGCACTCGCCGACCAAGCCGACATCACCGCGACACCCGCCACCCGCGACGCCGCGCTGGAAGCCGCCCGCTCCCTGTTCGGCCACGCGGTCTCCGGACCCGCCGGGGTGCGCTTCCACGGGGAGTACCACATGCGCTTCACCGCGGACCTGTGGAGCGGGTCGGCGGGGGTGCTCCTCGCGCTGACCCGGCTGCTCGACGGCGCGCGGGACGTGTTCTTCACCGTCGACGCCCTCGTCCCCAGCGCCAACCCGGTTTCCTCTCCGCACGCCGGAGAGGGGAGCGGCCCTCCGACAGCGGAGGACCGCACAACACCCCCACCACAGAAAGGAAGTCCACCATGA
- a CDS encoding VOC family protein encodes MTAFYHVCFVVPDIEQAMQDFQRAAGVEWSDPVSDRLGEWDYRIVFTAGGPPFIELIEGPPGSPWDASRGARFDHIGFWTSDVRQGSQRLEEGGMPVDFSGCPYGRPFTYHQMHSIGARIELVDVGRQASFLNGWHPGGRPMPAIDEASRS; translated from the coding sequence ATGACTGCCTTCTACCATGTGTGTTTTGTGGTCCCGGACATCGAGCAGGCCATGCAGGATTTTCAACGTGCGGCCGGGGTTGAGTGGAGTGATCCTGTGTCCGACCGGCTCGGTGAGTGGGACTACCGCATCGTCTTCACCGCAGGCGGGCCGCCCTTCATCGAACTCATTGAAGGGCCGCCAGGCAGTCCCTGGGACGCGTCCAGGGGAGCCAGATTCGATCACATCGGCTTCTGGACCAGCGATGTGCGGCAAGGTTCCCAGCGTCTGGAAGAAGGCGGCATGCCCGTGGACTTCTCCGGCTGTCCCTATGGCCGGCCGTTTACCTATCACCAAATGCACAGCATCGGTGCACGGATAGAACTCGTTGACGTCGGCAGGCAGGCCAGCTTCCTCAACGGGTGGCATCCGGGTGGCAGGCCAATGCCCGCAATCGACGAGGCCTCCAGAAGCTGA
- a CDS encoding NAD(P)H-binding protein: MSNDTTLVLGATGKTGRRVAARLRLRGTQVRAASRSSRTRFDWSDPDGWDSALQGITSAYVVPPPVPGPVHEFVARAEAAGVQHLVLLSGHGADAWGDSTFGLDMRSAEDAVRGSALEWTVLRPSNFNQNFDEDLFHAPLVAGELALPAGAVPEPFIDLEDVADAAAAVLAEPGRHAGRIYELTGPRALTFEEAVELISRASGLPMTYKRLSPAEYTAALVAEGWGEDDAHHVAEMFVLMERGVIAETTDGIATVLGRAPRSFEDYVVRAAAAGAWRP; encoded by the coding sequence ATGAGCAACGACACCACCCTCGTCCTCGGCGCCACCGGCAAGACCGGCCGACGGGTCGCCGCCCGGTTGCGGCTGCGCGGCACGCAGGTGCGCGCCGCCTCCCGATCCAGCCGGACCCGCTTCGACTGGTCCGACCCCGACGGCTGGGATTCGGCCCTGCAGGGCATCACCTCCGCCTACGTGGTGCCCCCGCCCGTGCCCGGACCGGTACACGAGTTCGTGGCGCGGGCCGAGGCCGCCGGCGTGCAGCACCTTGTCCTGCTCTCCGGGCACGGTGCCGACGCCTGGGGTGACTCCACGTTCGGCCTGGACATGCGCTCGGCCGAAGACGCCGTGCGCGGCTCGGCACTGGAGTGGACCGTCCTGCGGCCGTCGAACTTCAACCAGAACTTCGACGAGGACCTCTTCCACGCCCCGCTGGTCGCCGGCGAACTGGCGCTCCCGGCCGGTGCTGTCCCCGAGCCGTTCATCGACCTGGAGGACGTCGCCGACGCCGCGGCCGCGGTGCTGGCCGAGCCCGGCCGGCATGCCGGGCGGATCTACGAGCTGACCGGGCCGCGCGCGCTGACCTTCGAGGAGGCCGTCGAGCTGATCTCCCGGGCGTCCGGACTGCCCATGACCTACAAGCGGCTTTCCCCCGCCGAGTACACCGCGGCGCTGGTCGCGGAGGGGTGGGGCGAGGACGACGCGCACCACGTCGCCGAGATGTTCGTGTTGATGGAGCGCGGGGTGATTGCCGAAACGACGGACGGTATCGCCACCGTGTTGGGGCGAGCGCCCCGAAGCTTCGAGGACTACGTGGTGCGGGCCGCGGCAGCGGGAGCCTGGCGGCCATGA
- a CDS encoding LLM class flavin-dependent oxidoreductase — protein sequence MQFSVFIVGQLANPTPENERQMLRDSVELAVKAEEMGFDRVWAVEHHGLKWYSHMSTSEIFLTWVAARTSRIRIGHGVVTLPFGYQHPVRVAERTAMLDVLSGGRLDVGVGRSASPREMSLFGVDAGTSHEQVEEALRIVTGVWQGNASGWNGSLNIAPGEVFPRPYQDPHPPIFTACTNEAALRSAANRGLGALVLGLGDLDLLRRRRAVYDEARAARTNRDLLTPAVNDHFAVVCPTVVLDDAAEARRIGVRGQQFFVESARHWYADGPPPNLDMAADGERGLRALERTVRKEMETAGVPALPQYVAAYNTHHPYGTADQALSRVRELADAGADDVMCLVQMGGVPHAVCMETVRQWGEHVIPHFR from the coding sequence ATGCAGTTCTCTGTCTTCATCGTGGGCCAGTTAGCAAACCCCACGCCAGAGAACGAACGCCAGATGCTCCGGGATTCGGTCGAATTGGCGGTCAAGGCCGAGGAGATGGGCTTCGACCGCGTGTGGGCCGTGGAACACCACGGCCTCAAGTGGTACTCGCACATGAGCACTTCGGAGATCTTCCTGACGTGGGTGGCCGCCCGCACCTCGCGCATCCGTATCGGGCACGGTGTGGTGACACTGCCCTTCGGCTACCAGCACCCCGTACGCGTGGCGGAACGCACCGCGATGCTCGACGTCCTCAGCGGCGGACGCTTGGACGTGGGAGTGGGCCGCAGCGCCAGCCCACGGGAGATGAGCCTCTTCGGGGTCGACGCGGGCACGTCCCACGAGCAGGTCGAGGAGGCCCTGCGAATCGTCACCGGCGTGTGGCAGGGGAACGCCTCCGGCTGGAACGGCTCCCTGAACATCGCCCCTGGTGAGGTCTTCCCACGCCCGTACCAGGATCCGCACCCACCCATTTTCACGGCATGCACCAACGAGGCCGCGCTGCGGTCCGCGGCGAACCGGGGCCTCGGCGCGCTGGTGCTCGGGCTCGGCGACCTGGACCTGCTGCGCCGGCGCCGCGCTGTCTACGACGAGGCGCGCGCCGCCCGTACGAACCGGGACCTGTTGACGCCCGCGGTCAACGACCACTTCGCCGTGGTCTGCCCCACGGTCGTCCTGGACGACGCGGCGGAGGCACGCCGGATCGGCGTACGCGGCCAGCAGTTCTTCGTCGAGTCCGCCCGCCACTGGTACGCCGATGGTCCGCCGCCCAACCTAGACATGGCCGCAGACGGGGAGCGGGGGCTCCGGGCCCTCGAACGCACCGTCCGGAAGGAGATGGAGACGGCGGGCGTGCCCGCGCTCCCCCAGTACGTCGCTGCCTACAACACCCACCACCCCTACGGGACGGCTGACCAGGCCCTCTCCCGCGTACGGGAACTGGCCGACGCCGGAGCGGACGACGTGATGTGCCTAGTGCAAATGGGCGGCGTACCCCACGCGGTGTGCATGGAGACGGTCCGTCAGTGGGGCGAGCACGTCATACCGCACTTTCGGTAG
- a CDS encoding tail fiber domain-containing protein, with protein sequence MDKLEAAEIGGLPIPSGWTKPGEDPIGPRPHWQSPRGLEPVTSARPQQRPVTGEGAVNGFTVLETLAALTVSTWRYSWEPERLRHLGPMAQDWHAAFGLGDTDTKIDLVDANSIAIVAIQALHRQVNDRQQEVAQLHAQIPAAPPDPAR encoded by the coding sequence GTGGACAAGTTGGAGGCTGCCGAGATCGGCGGGCTGCCCATCCCCTCAGGATGGACGAAACCGGGCGAAGACCCGATCGGCCCGAGGCCACACTGGCAAAGCCCCCGTGGACTGGAGCCGGTGACGTCTGCCAGGCCGCAGCAACGCCCGGTCACCGGCGAGGGCGCTGTCAACGGCTTCACCGTGCTGGAGACGCTCGCCGCACTGACCGTCAGTACCTGGCGGTACTCCTGGGAACCCGAACGCCTGCGCCATCTCGGACCCATGGCGCAGGATTGGCACGCCGCTTTCGGCCTCGGGGACACCGACACCAAAATCGACCTTGTCGACGCGAACAGCATCGCGATCGTCGCGATCCAGGCACTCCACCGACAGGTGAACGACCGCCAGCAGGAGGTCGCGCAACTCCATGCCCAGATCCCCGCTGCCCCGCCCGACCCAGCCCGGTAA
- a CDS encoding TIM barrel protein: MYTLAVCAEMVYRDLPIEERARRIHEAGFQVEIWDWTRHDLDALAQTPAEFSSMTGYIRGTLTDPDGATELLRTAEESIKAAEHLGCPRLNLHGTGLDGAGLPVVPVTGEATGEMWITAHRTLTRLAELGESAGVTFTLENLNTAVDHPGVPFARAADTYALVAAVDRPGLRMNLDLYHAQIGEGNLIELVRRAHGAGLIGEIQVADVPGRREPGTGEINYLAVARALTDLGYDGTVALEAWPSGDSHTAMERFRAAFTL, encoded by the coding sequence ATGTACACGTTGGCGGTCTGTGCCGAGATGGTCTACCGCGACCTGCCGATCGAGGAGCGGGCCCGGCGCATCCACGAGGCCGGCTTCCAGGTGGAGATCTGGGACTGGACCCGGCACGACCTGGACGCACTGGCCCAGACCCCCGCCGAGTTCTCCTCGATGACCGGCTACATCCGCGGCACCCTGACCGACCCGGACGGCGCAACCGAACTCCTGCGCACAGCCGAGGAGTCGATCAAGGCAGCCGAGCATCTCGGCTGCCCCCGGCTCAACCTGCACGGCACCGGCCTGGACGGCGCTGGCCTGCCCGTGGTGCCGGTGACCGGCGAGGCCACCGGCGAGATGTGGATCACCGCCCACCGCACGCTCACCCGTCTGGCCGAACTGGGTGAGAGCGCGGGCGTCACCTTCACCTTGGAGAACCTCAACACCGCCGTCGACCATCCCGGTGTCCCGTTCGCGCGGGCCGCCGACACCTACGCCCTGGTCGCGGCAGTCGATCGGCCCGGTCTGCGGATGAATCTGGACCTGTACCACGCCCAGATCGGCGAGGGAAACCTCATCGAGCTCGTCCGCCGCGCGCACGGCGCCGGCCTGATCGGAGAGATCCAGGTCGCCGACGTGCCCGGCCGCCGTGAACCCGGCACCGGAGAGATCAATTATCTGGCCGTCGCCCGCGCCCTCACCGACCTCGGTTACGACGGCACAGTCGCCCTGGAGGCATGGCCCTCCGGCGACAGTCACACCGCCATGGAGCGGTTCCGTGCCGCGTTCACCCTCTGA
- a CDS encoding AraC family transcriptional regulator: MDAFGDLFRGMRAQGSLFGNSILSPPWALHFVDGAPLTLCTVLGGAGWIVPEHHPPEQLRAGETVIVRGPAPFTFVDEVGTRAEPIACGEHCATPEQGGTRHRLGWNDCDGDACDGATTLIVGAYPVRGEISRRLLDGLPVVLHVVSGGGTDAVLDHLAAEVATDTPGQQVVLDRLLDWMLVCALREYFDRPGGEPPAWYAAQRDPVVGDALRLLHAEPAAPWTVSSLADRTGVSRSTLAKRFADLVGEPPLTYLTRWRMTLAADLLAEREAATVAEIGRTVGYSDAFAFSAAFKRIRGVSPSRFRRTGTVVPERPTVPPLRPPGTELPVVPAPPPGVRVRS; this comes from the coding sequence GTGGACGCGTTCGGTGACCTCTTCCGCGGGATGCGGGCCCAGGGCTCGTTGTTCGGCAACTCGATCCTGTCCCCGCCTTGGGCGTTGCACTTCGTGGACGGCGCGCCGCTGACGTTGTGCACCGTCCTCGGCGGGGCGGGCTGGATCGTGCCGGAGCACCACCCGCCCGAACAGCTCCGCGCCGGCGAGACGGTCATCGTGCGGGGCCCCGCACCGTTCACCTTCGTCGACGAGGTCGGCACCCGGGCCGAACCGATCGCGTGCGGCGAGCACTGCGCGACGCCCGAGCAGGGCGGGACCCGGCACCGGCTCGGCTGGAACGACTGCGACGGCGACGCCTGCGACGGCGCGACGACGCTGATCGTCGGCGCCTACCCGGTACGCGGCGAGATCAGCCGCAGGCTGCTGGACGGGCTGCCCGTCGTGCTGCACGTCGTATCCGGCGGCGGGACCGACGCCGTACTCGACCACCTCGCCGCCGAGGTCGCCACCGACACCCCGGGCCAGCAGGTGGTCCTCGACCGGCTGCTGGACTGGATGCTGGTGTGCGCGCTGCGCGAGTACTTCGACCGGCCCGGCGGCGAGCCGCCCGCCTGGTACGCCGCCCAGCGGGACCCGGTGGTCGGCGACGCGCTGCGCCTGCTGCACGCCGAACCAGCGGCCCCGTGGACGGTGTCCTCGCTGGCCGACCGGACCGGAGTGTCACGTTCCACGTTGGCGAAGCGGTTCGCCGACCTGGTCGGCGAACCGCCGCTGACCTACCTCACCCGCTGGCGCATGACGCTCGCGGCGGACCTGTTGGCCGAACGTGAGGCGGCGACCGTCGCGGAGATCGGCCGCACCGTGGGCTACTCCGACGCGTTCGCGTTCAGCGCAGCGTTCAAACGGATCCGAGGCGTCAGCCCGAGCCGGTTCCGGCGCACCGGTACGGTCGTTCCCGAGCGGCCGACCGTCCCGCCCCTGCGGCCTCCGGGCACCGAACTGCCCGTCGTCCCCGCTCCTCCTCCCGGCGTTCGTGTGCGGTCCTGA
- the tpg gene encoding telomere-protecting terminal protein Tpg yields the protein MGEIDDAIERADRETFTRQPPKTLKAQIGYLIRQLGSAKAVARELGVTADSVNRYRRGARKHPRADVAAKIDDAVRTRWQPQVRKRRQKQAAASGGITVETRARFGYTAPVGTTDDGRFRRLTVHLPPAYAQRLFDARNAGAGDQQMRGIIAEGFKEIYFQDGGGRAMGLSDVEINDIDYLDLDY from the coding sequence GTGGGCGAGATCGACGACGCGATCGAGCGGGCCGACCGGGAAACGTTCACCCGCCAGCCGCCGAAGACGCTGAAGGCTCAGATCGGCTACCTGATCCGGCAGTTGGGCAGTGCGAAGGCCGTGGCGCGGGAGCTCGGGGTTACCGCGGACTCCGTCAACCGCTACCGTCGTGGTGCCCGCAAGCATCCCCGTGCCGATGTCGCCGCGAAGATCGACGACGCGGTACGGACCCGCTGGCAGCCGCAGGTGCGCAAACGCCGGCAGAAGCAGGCCGCGGCCTCGGGCGGGATCACGGTGGAGACGAGGGCCCGGTTCGGCTACACCGCGCCCGTCGGCACGACCGACGACGGACGGTTCCGGCGCCTGACCGTGCACCTCCCCCCGGCGTACGCGCAGCGCCTGTTCGACGCCCGCAACGCGGGTGCCGGCGATCAGCAGATGCGGGGGATCATCGCCGAAGGGTTCAAGGAAATCTATTTCCAGGACGGCGGCGGTCGCGCCATGGGACTGTCGGACGTGGAAATCAATGACATTGATTATCTGGACTTGGACTACTGA